The following nucleotide sequence is from Flavimarina sp. Hel_I_48.
TGGGTGGTGAACTAAAAATGAAGCCTTCAGAAGAAATGCAGTCATTGGTATTGCATACTGTGGCAAAGAGGTTTATGAATGTTATATCAAACATCCCAATTGATAATTTTAGTGGTACTACATTAGAAACCCTTATTTATAAAATTGGTAATAAATTTCAAGACGAAATTTTAGGTCCTAAGTTTTTACTTGATCCCAAAGGTACTTTTAGGGTAGATGAATCTGAGGTTGCTGTTCCAAAAGAGATAGTGAATTTATTGGAAAAAGCGGCTTATCAAGGAGCTATCATACTTGTAGACAATAATGAGGATGCATTTGATTTTAGTGTTAGAGGGAAACGTTTTAGGCTTACCTACTTGTTAGCTCCAATTTTTAAGCTACCTCTAAGGACTTTTAATGAACTCAAGCTCAGCGAATGTTTTGTCAAAAACAATCTTTCAGGAGACCAAATGTCTATTTTTGATTAAACGAACCTATGGAAATTGACTACGCACATCAAATAGATTTTGAAGACTTAACCTCAATAAATTTTGACATTGTAATAATTGCCAAAAATCACGAGGCAAGATGGGATTATTTGGTCAATTCGTTGTCAAAGAGTTTAAAATTAGGGAATTCACGAAATATAATATTAAGTTATGACCAGAATGATAATTTTAAGAAAAAACATTTTGAAGTATATAGCCCTCATAGTGACAATATAAAAGATCTTATTAAAATTTTAGAAAATGAATTTTCTAAAGTTAATAAAAAAGAGATAAAGGTTTTAGTAGATTACTCTTGTATGACTAAAACCTGGTACTATACTATAATGCTGTTTATAAAGCAAAGAAATTTAAATTTTGAGGAAATCAGCGTGTTTTTTTCCTATACTCCATCGCAATTTTCAAAACCAAAAAAACCTAAGCATAATTTAAAAATAGAACCACTTCCGGGTAAATATCGAATTCCTAATGATAAACCCAAAGCATTAATAGTTTGCTTGGGCTATGAAGAAAAGAAGGCAGAGGGTATAATCGACTATTTAGATCCAAAAGAGACTATAATTATATATTCCAAACCTGCAATTGACGAAAATTTCGTAGAGCAAATTGAGAGTAGTAATAAATCTCTAATATCTAAATTTAAAAGTGTTAATACTTTTGACATGTCAAATTTAAAGTCAATTGAAGAAATATTACAGTCGTTATTTTTAACACTTAATAAAGATTTTAGTGTAATTATAGCTCCTTTAGGACCAAAGCCCTTTACATTTGTTGCTATGTTATTGTCTTTGAAGTATGAAAATATTGATATTTGGAGAGTTAGCTCTGGTAGCAATATAAATATTTACAAAAGAAAACCTATAGAAAATACGTTTATAATATCAAAAGTAGTTTTTAATTAAAAGATTTACAACTCGGTTGTTTAAAATTTGACAAATTTATAAAGGCTTAAATATAAACGATATAAACTCCTTGGTTCGAGCCAAAGAGGGGGAGCAAAGTAAGTCTAATCTTTAATTAGGTTGGGCTTTTTTGTTTTAATAAATATATCTTATCTGTGTACTCACTAGTAGTACGAAACATTATTTTAATTCTACCGAGTGGATCATGTTGCTTCCAAATATGACCATAATTAAGTACGCCAAACACACGGTTTTCATTTTCTAAAAACAATTCTTGCGTTAGGGATTGAAGTGAATTTGTTTGTCCCTCCGGGAGGAAGCCTTTTTTTTGAGGCACGAGCAAAAAGATTGCAACGTAAAGCTCGACCCGCAGGGAAACGCCCAAAACAAAAAAAGAATAAGAGAAACATCTACTGGATATGCTAATATTCCCTTCTTTAAAATAACCAGAAAGTTATCTCGGTTTAAAAAGCGTTATTCCACTAAAGTTTATTGATAATAAACTTAAATCCTAAAAACTCAAACCAATCCCCACTTGCAACTGTGAGGTGTATTCCATGGTGTTTAAAGGGGTTTTGCTGTCAAAGTAATAATCGTAGATCACAAAAACCTTGAACCATTCGTATAAAGGCACATCTAGCCGAAACTGCTCTAAAATACGATAATCTTGCAAGTCTCTGTATAATGGCTGGTAGTACACGGTATTTGTTATAGAAAAGGTTTCGCTTATAGGGAAATAGGATAAGCTAAAGTATGTACTGTTTCTATGATTATAGTTGGTCGTACCCGCACGGTCGCTATATTCTACCTCGTACATATAACTATTGCCCGCATAGCCTGTAAAATGCTCCTTGTTCATCCATTTTATTCGGAGCCCTGCACCTATAAGATTGCGCTGTTCTACAACCAGGAGCTGGTTGTACTGCCCTTGAACAAATGCTTCCAGGCGCAACAGGTCGTTCACTTTATAGTTGAACCGTGAATGTAGAAACCACGAATTCTGTAGGTTGCCTTCATCAGAATCTATTAATTTATAATTCCCCAGAAACAGGTAGATTTTCTTTAAATCCTTAGACTTGAGCTGGGTGGTAAGCGTTCCATTTATTTGATTTACCGAGGTCCCATCATTATTGGTGTGGTTGAAGGCAAAATCAGCATTGAGCACAAAACGATTAGAATCGGTCTGGATGCGGCGCGTTTCTATATTTACCAATTGAGCGTTTGCCCAACTGGGAAGTAGTACGAGAAGTAAGAGAATTTTCTGGATAACCTATAAATTTAGCCGGTAAATATAAGCACTGCGGCTATTTCTGAAAAAATTGTTTAATCCGCTACTTCGATGAAATACAATATTAAAGGTATCTATAAAAGTCAGATCAATTTTTTGAGAAAACCGAAAAGTACTTTAAGAGGTCATTCAACCCAGTAATTAGGTCGGCCATTTTGATTTTATTACTTTTGCCGACTTATAAATTAGTTCTATGGCTCAACAGGAAGCGCCCAGTAAAAGTAAATTGCCACTCTATATATCCATAGGGCTGGTGGTCGCCATTGTCCTGAGCTACTTTTTTATTCCGTCAGTACATGAGTTTTTAAATGAAGCCTGGGATGTGCTTACCAGTGACGATAAAACAAGAATCAAAGAGTGGGTGTCTGATTTTGGTTGGTTAGGACCCCTGGTCATCATATTGGCAATGATACTCCAGATGTTCCTGCTCGTGATCCCTTCTGTGTTGCTTATGGTGGTGGCTATTTTAGCGTACGGCCCGTTGTGGGGAAGTCTCATCATATTAGCGGCGGTTTTTGCCGCCTCAAGCGTGGGTTATGTACTGGGTCTTTACTTTGGGCAATTCTTTGTAGATAAGATCCTGGGACGTAAAAGCGAACAGAAAATCGAGGATTTCCTGGATGATTATGGCTTCTGGGCCATCGCGATTACCCGTTTTAATCCTTTTTTATCTAACGACGCGATCAGTTTTGTGGCCGGCGTCCTGCGTATGGGATATTGGAAATTTATCCTGGCCACAATGGTGGGAATCGTCCCGCTTACATTGTATATCGCCTTTATAGGACAAAGTATTGATCAGCTTAAAAGCGGACTCTTATGGGGTTCCCTTGCGAGTCTTGTACTATTTGGCGCATATATTTATTGGGATAAAAAGCTGAGGTAGGGAATCAATTCTATTTATTCTAAAGTTTTGCGGAAACTGTTTCTTCAATTATTTCTACAACATATTTTGATGTAGGTTTTTGCCGTTATAGACGTAAAACTCTTTGTATATTTCTGGCTCAAACCACTTCACATGACACAAAATCTACTCTCAAAAAACTATTTTCTTCTTTTCGTACTCAGCGCATTGCTCATTTTTCCGCTACGGGCTCAAAAATTGACCAAAAAGGAGCGAAAAATTGGCAATCAGGTCGAAAAAAACAATGCTGAAGCTATTCAGTTTTTAGAAAAAGTAGTCAATATTAACAGCGGTACGATGAATGCCGCGGGCGTCAAAGCTACCGGCGATGAATTTAGCGCAGCCTTTGACGCCATAGGTTTTAAAACCCAATGGATAGACATGCCTGCGGAAATGAACCGCGCCGGTCATCTTTTCGCCTCCATTGAAGGCGATAAGGGCAAGCGCCTGTTGCTTATAGGCCATCTGGATACCGTATTTGAGGAAGATAGTGATTTTCAGAAATTTGAACCGGTCAATGATAGTATTGCAAAAGGTCCCGGCGCCAATGATATGAAGGGCGGTGATGTAATCATTCTTTATGTTCTCAAAGCCTTGCGCGAAGCGGGACTTTTGAAGAATTCACAGATTATTGTCGCCTTGCACGGGGATGAAGAAAGTACCGGGAAACCGCTAAGCATCAGCAGAAAATCAATTATTGATGCCGCAAAACGGAGTGATATAGCGCTTGGTTTTGAAACTTCTACCGGTTATGATAATGCAACGGTGGCCCGCCGCGGTTCTTCAAACTGGAAGGTGGAAGTTACCGGAAAACGCGCCCATTCTTCCGGAATATTCAATGAGAAAACCGGCGCCGGGGCAAACTTTGAACTGGCGCGCATACTGCACCAGTTTTACACAGACGTTAAAGGGGAAGATCTGCTAACTTTTAACCCGGGAATGATGCTGGGAGGGACCACGATTAATGTGGAAGAGGAAAAGAGCCGGGGCACCGTTTTCGGAAAAGGAAATGTGGTCGCGCAGACCGCTTTTGCAGACGGCGGACTTCGATTTATCTCTGAAGAACAAAAGGAAAGAGCACGTACAAAAATGAGGGAAATTGTTGCCAATAACCTACCGCAAACCAGTGCTAAAGTCACTTTTCAAGACAGTTATCCCGCTATGGTACCCACAGAAGCGAATTATGCGCTGCTCAAGAAACTGGATCAGGTAAGCCGCGATTTGGGTCAACCCGCCGTTGAGGCCTATGATCCCGGAAAACGGGGCGCTGCAGATGTTTCTTTTATAGCGGAATATGTTGCCGCACTGGATGGCCTGGGAACCATGGGCGATGGTGCGCATACCCCTTCGGAAACCGTAAACCTCAACACTATTGAAGCGCTGACTAAACGTACCGCTATTCTTATCTATAGGTTGATCAACGAAAAAAGATAGAAATCCCCTCCCAGCCTCTCCAAAGGGGAGGGGTTGAAAAACTTCGGTTTTAGGTTAATTAATTAGTGTTTTTAGTCTGTTTTGAGGGGTTTTTGGGTGATTTTAGGAATAATTTTTCAGCCTTTGACGGAAAAGATTCTGTAGGAATCTCACATCCTAATAAACAGCTCCCCTCCTTTGGAGGGGCCGGGGGAGGACTTTATTCACCCAACTTCGGGGAAACCCTGCTGGCGGCTGCTTTAGAAGCCAGAATCCCTAAAGTGGAAATGGTAAGCAGCACCACCACAATATTTACAAGGGTGAGTTGCATAGGGTAGGCGAGTTGGGGTGTGATCATTACAAGGTCAAACTGCAATTGTGCGGCTACCACCGCAATCCCGATCAGCAGTCCAAAAAGACCACCAAAAAAGGTCATCATCGCTCCCTGAAGAAAGAAAACCTGCTTAATTTCCTTATAATTGGCTCCCAGGCTGTGCAGCGTTTTGATATTTTCCCTCTTATCAAGGATAATCATGATAATACTTCCCACGAGGTTAAAAAGCGCAATGATCAATACCAGCGTAAAAATGAGATAGACCGCCAGATTTTCGGTATTTAGCATCTTATAGAGCTTGTCGTTCAGCTGAATACGGGTTTTTACCTCTATAGTATCACCCAGTAATTTCTGCACTGCTGTGGCCGCTTCATCGGGATTTATATTTGGTTTCAGTTTTATTTCTAGCGAACTTAACTGGTCGGCCTCATAATTAAGCAGGCTACGCGCAAATTTTAATGAAGTGAAGACATAGTTGTCGTCAAGGTCTTCATTGACCTGATACATTCCCGTAACCAGTACTTTTGAGGTGCTAAAAGCCTGGGAGGGATCTGTAATTTGACCCGTACCTGGTTTAGGCACCATAATCTGCAAGAGATCATTAAAATTATTGATGCCCACAGATAAAACGCGATTGATGCCCACACCTATGACACTAACCGGCTCTTCCTGACTCACCCAACTGCCAAAAATCAGCGTACTGTCCACAGGGTTGACCTTTGGGTAATTGCCATCAACACCTTTGATGTAGGCCATGTGGTTTTTCCCTTTAAATTCTAAAAAAGCACGTTCTTCAATAATTTCAGAAAATTGCGCTACCGAAGCAAGATTTTCCAGTTTTTGGGCTTCCGCCGAAGAAAAAGAAAAGGTTTTTCCGCTTGCCGGAAGCACTTTGAGATCTGGATCAAAAACAGAAGAAAAAGAAAGACTGAATTCCTTGAGTCCGGAAAACCCGGAAAGCACTATAAAAAGCGCGGCAGAACCCGCTATAATGCTCAGTGCAGAAATAATCGTGATGATGTTTATAGCATTATTGCTGCTGCGCGAAAACAAGTACCTTTTTGCTATAAACTGGGGAAATTTCAAAAGCAGGAATTTATGATTTTTTACGTCTGGGCAACAGTTCAGGATTTTCTATGGGGTCATTGCCGCCTTTTAGG
It contains:
- a CDS encoding M20/M25/M40 family metallo-hydrolase, yielding MTQNLLSKNYFLLFVLSALLIFPLRAQKLTKKERKIGNQVEKNNAEAIQFLEKVVNINSGTMNAAGVKATGDEFSAAFDAIGFKTQWIDMPAEMNRAGHLFASIEGDKGKRLLLIGHLDTVFEEDSDFQKFEPVNDSIAKGPGANDMKGGDVIILYVLKALREAGLLKNSQIIVALHGDEESTGKPLSISRKSIIDAAKRSDIALGFETSTGYDNATVARRGSSNWKVEVTGKRAHSSGIFNEKTGAGANFELARILHQFYTDVKGEDLLTFNPGMMLGGTTINVEEEKSRGTVFGKGNVVAQTAFADGGLRFISEEQKERARTKMREIVANNLPQTSAKVTFQDSYPAMVPTEANYALLKKLDQVSRDLGQPAVEAYDPGKRGAADVSFIAEYVAALDGLGTMGDGAHTPSETVNLNTIEALTKRTAILIYRLINEKR
- a CDS encoding TVP38/TMEM64 family protein, with product MAQQEAPSKSKLPLYISIGLVVAIVLSYFFIPSVHEFLNEAWDVLTSDDKTRIKEWVSDFGWLGPLVIILAMILQMFLLVIPSVLLMVVAILAYGPLWGSLIILAAVFAASSVGYVLGLYFGQFFVDKILGRKSEQKIEDFLDDYGFWAIAITRFNPFLSNDAISFVAGVLRMGYWKFILATMVGIVPLTLYIAFIGQSIDQLKSGLLWGSLASLVLFGAYIYWDKKLR
- a CDS encoding DUF481 domain-containing protein, translating into MVNIETRRIQTDSNRFVLNADFAFNHTNNDGTSVNQINGTLTTQLKSKDLKKIYLFLGNYKLIDSDEGNLQNSWFLHSRFNYKVNDLLRLEAFVQGQYNQLLVVEQRNLIGAGLRIKWMNKEHFTGYAGNSYMYEVEYSDRAGTTNYNHRNSTYFSLSYFPISETFSITNTVYYQPLYRDLQDYRILEQFRLDVPLYEWFKVFVIYDYYFDSKTPLNTMEYTSQLQVGIGLSF
- a CDS encoding ABC transporter permease, which gives rise to MKFPQFIAKRYLFSRSSNNAINIITIISALSIIAGSAALFIVLSGFSGLKEFSLSFSSVFDPDLKVLPASGKTFSFSSAEAQKLENLASVAQFSEIIEERAFLEFKGKNHMAYIKGVDGNYPKVNPVDSTLIFGSWVSQEEPVSVIGVGINRVLSVGINNFNDLLQIMVPKPGTGQITDPSQAFSTSKVLVTGMYQVNEDLDDNYVFTSLKFARSLLNYEADQLSSLEIKLKPNINPDEAATAVQKLLGDTIEVKTRIQLNDKLYKMLNTENLAVYLIFTLVLIIALFNLVGSIIMIILDKRENIKTLHSLGANYKEIKQVFFLQGAMMTFFGGLFGLLIGIAVVAAQLQFDLVMITPQLAYPMQLTLVNIVVVLLTISTLGILASKAAASRVSPKLGE